From the genome of Winogradskyella forsetii, one region includes:
- a CDS encoding glutaminase yields the protein MASHYKDILEKAYDKIHLLENEGEIATYIPELANIDPSKLGVHMTNIDGSNFGIGDHLEKFSIQSIAKVLSLALAYKIVGEDLWERVDVEPSGTKFDSLLLLESYKGIPRNPFMNSGAIVICDILISHLDNAKEEFLDFVRDLSDLPELTYSDKIADSEKRTGYRNMALCNFIKSFGNIKNEPAEVLDFYFDMCSLEMTCQQLSKTFTFLANNGHKISDDKKIISKTKSKRINALMLTCGFYDESGEFAFRVGLPGKSGVGGGIVTLYPNNYAIAVWSPKLNEHGNSFRGMELLEDVTTYSELSIF from the coding sequence ATGGCATCTCACTACAAAGACATTTTAGAAAAGGCATACGATAAAATACATTTACTTGAAAATGAAGGCGAAATAGCAACCTACATTCCTGAACTCGCCAATATAGATCCTTCAAAACTTGGAGTCCATATGACCAATATTGATGGCAGTAATTTTGGAATTGGAGATCACTTAGAAAAATTCTCAATCCAAAGTATTGCCAAAGTGCTGTCATTGGCCTTGGCCTACAAAATTGTTGGGGAAGACCTATGGGAACGTGTCGATGTAGAACCCTCTGGTACTAAATTTGATTCCTTGTTATTATTGGAATCCTATAAAGGTATTCCACGTAATCCGTTTATGAATTCTGGAGCTATTGTGATTTGCGATATACTCATCTCACATTTAGACAACGCTAAAGAAGAATTCTTGGATTTTGTAAGAGATTTAAGCGACTTACCAGAGCTTACCTATTCCGATAAAATAGCCGATTCCGAAAAAAGAACAGGTTATAGAAATATGGCACTGTGTAATTTTATAAAATCCTTTGGAAATATTAAAAACGAACCAGCCGAAGTCCTCGATTTCTATTTCGATATGTGCTCTTTGGAAATGACCTGTCAGCAACTCTCAAAGACCTTTACCTTTTTAGCCAATAATGGCCATAAAATTTCAGATGATAAAAAAATCATCTCAAAAACAAAATCCAAACGTATCAATGCCTTAATGTTAACCTGTGGTTTTTATGACGAGTCGGGCGAGTTTGCCTTTCGGGTAGGTTTACCTGGTAAAAGTGGTGTTGGTGGTGGCATTGTAACACTCTATCCCAACAACTACGCCATTGCCGTTTGGAGCCCAAAATTAAACGAGCACGGCAACTCCTTTAGAGGCATGGAACTTCTTGAAGATGTGACCACATATTCTGAATTGAGTATTTTCTAA
- a CDS encoding transglutaminase family protein, with the protein MTFKITHQTDYVFDSEVFLEPHYLRFRPRQTAYLDVQDFDIEILPKPTGQKIILDEEQNVLNFCWFEGTTDTLNIIATTLLETKEFNPFEFLIYPLHYNQLPLQYEASHKKLLYSSLEGEFISQDLLDYGNTIIRTANFRTIPYLTLLTKQLHDDFKVEYRAVGSPLLPDETFELKKGSCRDLSWMQIHLLRQQGIAARFVSGYYYFDMEHPEYELHAWVEVFLPGTGWLGLDPSHGILTGNTHFPIASSANSMQTMPVSGGIRGSATSKLITKLFIEKV; encoded by the coding sequence ATGACATTCAAAATCACACATCAAACAGACTATGTTTTTGATTCAGAAGTGTTTCTGGAACCCCATTATTTAAGATTTCGGCCAAGGCAAACGGCTTATCTTGATGTTCAGGATTTTGATATTGAAATTTTACCAAAACCAACAGGACAAAAAATTATATTAGATGAGGAACAAAATGTGTTAAACTTTTGTTGGTTTGAAGGTACGACTGATACACTAAATATCATTGCAACAACCCTATTGGAAACCAAAGAATTCAATCCCTTTGAATTTCTTATTTATCCATTACACTATAACCAGCTTCCGCTTCAATATGAAGCCAGCCATAAAAAATTATTGTATTCAAGTTTGGAAGGTGAATTTATTTCGCAAGATTTATTGGATTATGGAAATACAATTATAAGAACTGCGAATTTTAGAACGATTCCTTACCTCACCTTACTGACGAAACAATTACATGATGATTTTAAGGTGGAATACAGAGCCGTCGGTTCGCCATTGTTACCTGATGAAACCTTTGAACTAAAAAAAGGGTCATGTCGTGATTTATCATGGATGCAAATCCATCTTTTAAGACAGCAAGGTATTGCTGCACGTTTTGTAAGTGGTTATTATTATTTTGATATGGAACATCCTGAATACGAATTGCACGCTTGGGTCGAGGTGTTTTTACCAGGAACAGGTTGGCTTGGTTTAGATCCCAGTCATGGCATCTTAACAGGAAACACGCATTTCCCGATTGCTTCAAGTGCCAATTCCATGCAAACTATGCCTGTTTCAGGAGGTATTAGAGGTAGTGCGACTTCAAAATTGATCACTAAATTATTTATTGAAAAAGTATAA
- a CDS encoding transglutaminase family protein, whose protein sequence is MALKIVISHKTTYKYDRKVSLSPHVFRLRPAPHSRTPIESYSLKIKPENQFFNWQQDPFGNYVARLVFPDKTDELSIDVEIIADLKTINPFDFFIEESAEEFPFEYSETVKKELQPYLEITDKGKLLKEFLETLDYTPRKTIYFLIHVNQKIYEYLKYNIRMDPGVQTCEETLESKTGSCRDYAWLFVQTLRHLGFGARFVSGYLVQLKSDEKSLDGPSGPEEDFTDLHAWAEVYLPGAGWIGFDATSGLLAGEGHIPLACTPSFESAAPVSGMTDKCETEFFFENSVKRIFESPRVTKPYTEDQWKAIDKLGHKVERQLQKNDVRLTMGGEPTFISIDDLESPEWNTAADGPHKRELAKDLSKRLHHAFGKGGVLHHAQGKWYPGEPLPRWQIEICWRKDQRPIWYNKKYLATYADDYTVPPNTDKLFLETLTNYLGVSKQHILPGYEDAFYFLWEHGNLPIDIDPSKDRDNTLVKNKLKEILENGTSTPVGYLLPLNRTKGKWFTSEWEFRRQHLFLTPGNSPMGLRLPLNSLLEKSEHEVFPSYEPDLFSQKKRLPSFRDIVKKRHKEFLDNGLDTDQPNYFVRTAICSEIRDGKLYLFLPPLDSAENFLDLIAAIEFTAKELKIPVIMEGYDPPKDNRLESLKITPDPGVIEVNVHPVTNWKDLCHNTFTFYEQAKLSRLGTEKFMLDGKHTGTGGGNHVTLGGTSPADSPLLRQPSLLRSLLTFWQHHPGLSYLFSGSFVGPTSQAPRVDEARQDSLYELEIAFSQIPKDGEVPFWLTDRLFRHLLTDLTGNTHRAEFCIDKLYSPDSSSGRLGILELRGFDMPPHPKMSLVQMLLVRALVSWFWKKPYEHNLVRWGTELHDKFLIEHYVREDIKDIVAQLNKAGYKFEEDWFNPFFEFRFPLLGMVEINTIHMELRAGIEPWNVLGEEMTGGGTARYVDSSLERLQVKVSNFVDERYVLTCNGVKVQLKSTGVKGEYVSGVRYKAWNPYSALHPTIEADTPLVFDIVDTWNKRSIGGCTYFVSHPGGRSYDVHPVNSFEAESRRINRFWEFGHTQGEISPFDNVTFDTEPTSRSVQEKSSSKRFSYKELPVNFEFPYTLDLRKK, encoded by the coding sequence ATGGCATTAAAAATTGTAATATCCCACAAAACCACCTATAAGTACGATCGGAAAGTTTCATTATCGCCTCATGTGTTTAGATTGCGGCCTGCACCACATTCCAGAACACCAATAGAATCCTATTCCTTAAAAATAAAGCCAGAAAACCAATTCTTTAATTGGCAACAAGATCCTTTTGGCAACTATGTGGCACGTTTGGTATTTCCGGATAAAACAGATGAACTATCCATTGATGTGGAAATTATTGCGGATTTAAAAACCATCAATCCCTTTGATTTCTTTATTGAGGAATCTGCGGAAGAATTTCCTTTTGAATATTCTGAAACAGTAAAAAAGGAATTACAGCCTTATTTAGAAATTACGGATAAAGGTAAATTATTAAAAGAATTTTTAGAAACACTGGATTATACGCCAAGAAAAACCATCTATTTCTTAATTCATGTCAATCAAAAGATTTATGAATATTTAAAATACAACATCCGAATGGATCCTGGCGTCCAGACCTGTGAAGAAACCTTAGAGTCAAAAACAGGATCATGTAGGGATTATGCCTGGTTATTTGTACAGACGTTGCGTCATTTAGGTTTTGGTGCACGATTTGTTTCAGGTTATTTGGTACAGTTAAAATCTGATGAAAAGTCATTGGATGGCCCTTCTGGTCCGGAAGAGGATTTTACCGATTTACACGCTTGGGCTGAAGTGTATTTGCCAGGTGCTGGTTGGATTGGTTTTGATGCCACATCGGGTTTACTTGCTGGCGAAGGTCATATCCCTTTAGCTTGTACGCCTTCTTTTGAAAGTGCGGCGCCTGTCTCTGGTATGACCGACAAATGTGAAACGGAATTCTTTTTTGAAAACTCCGTAAAGCGAATTTTTGAATCGCCAAGAGTTACAAAACCCTATACCGAAGACCAATGGAAAGCCATTGATAAACTCGGTCATAAAGTAGAAAGGCAATTACAAAAAAATGACGTGCGCCTAACCATGGGTGGCGAACCCACATTTATTTCCATTGACGATTTAGAATCCCCTGAATGGAACACAGCTGCAGATGGGCCTCATAAACGTGAACTTGCCAAGGATTTATCCAAACGGTTACACCACGCATTCGGAAAAGGCGGTGTGCTGCATCATGCCCAAGGAAAATGGTATCCAGGCGAACCTTTACCGCGATGGCAAATAGAAATTTGTTGGCGAAAAGATCAAAGACCTATTTGGTACAACAAAAAGTATTTGGCCACCTATGCGGATGACTATACAGTACCTCCAAACACGGATAAATTATTTTTAGAAACCTTAACTAACTATTTAGGCGTTTCCAAACAACATATTCTACCGGGTTATGAAGATGCGTTTTACTTCTTATGGGAACACGGAAATCTTCCAATAGACATTGATCCATCCAAGGATAGAGACAATACTTTGGTAAAAAACAAGTTAAAGGAAATTCTAGAAAATGGAACATCAACACCTGTTGGCTATTTATTACCTTTAAACCGTACAAAAGGAAAATGGTTCACAAGTGAATGGGAGTTTAGAAGACAACACTTATTCTTAACGCCCGGAAATTCGCCAATGGGCTTAAGGTTGCCATTAAATTCATTATTGGAGAAATCAGAACACGAAGTTTTCCCATCCTACGAACCTGATTTATTTTCTCAAAAGAAACGGTTACCAAGTTTTAGGGATATTGTTAAAAAACGCCATAAGGAATTTTTAGATAATGGATTAGATACCGATCAACCTAATTATTTTGTGAGAACGGCGATCTGTTCAGAAATAAGGGATGGTAAATTGTATTTGTTTTTACCACCATTGGATTCAGCTGAAAATTTTTTGGATCTCATTGCTGCCATAGAATTTACAGCTAAGGAACTAAAAATTCCTGTCATCATGGAAGGTTATGATCCGCCAAAAGATAACCGATTAGAATCGCTTAAAATCACACCAGATCCTGGTGTCATTGAAGTCAACGTACATCCCGTAACCAATTGGAAAGATTTATGCCACAACACCTTTACCTTTTATGAACAAGCAAAACTATCCCGATTAGGCACTGAAAAGTTTATGCTCGATGGTAAACATACAGGCACAGGTGGAGGAAATCACGTGACGCTTGGAGGAACAAGTCCTGCAGATAGTCCACTTTTACGTCAACCTAGTTTGTTGCGAAGCTTATTAACCTTTTGGCAACACCATCCAGGTTTAAGTTATTTGTTTTCCGGTTCCTTTGTTGGGCCTACAAGTCAGGCGCCAAGAGTAGATGAAGCACGTCAAGATAGTTTATACGAATTGGAAATTGCCTTTAGTCAAATTCCTAAAGATGGCGAAGTGCCTTTTTGGTTAACGGATCGATTGTTCAGGCATTTACTGACCGATTTAACCGGAAATACGCACCGAGCAGAATTCTGTATCGATAAATTATATTCACCAGATTCGTCTTCAGGCCGTTTGGGTATTTTGGAGTTGCGTGGTTTCGATATGCCACCACATCCAAAGATGAGTTTAGTCCAAATGCTATTGGTAAGAGCCTTGGTATCTTGGTTCTGGAAAAAGCCTTATGAACACAACTTGGTACGTTGGGGAACGGAATTGCATGATAAATTTTTGATAGAACATTATGTTCGTGAAGATATTAAGGATATTGTTGCCCAATTAAATAAAGCGGGATACAAATTTGAAGAAGATTGGTTTAATCCCTTCTTTGAATTCAGATTTCCACTTTTAGGCATGGTAGAAATTAATACGATCCACATGGAATTAAGAGCAGGCATCGAACCTTGGAATGTTTTAGGTGAAGAAATGACTGGAGGTGGTACAGCCAGATATGTTGATTCCTCTTTAGAACGACTGCAAGTAAAAGTCTCTAATTTTGTTGATGAACGTTATGTATTAACCTGTAACGGCGTAAAAGTGCAACTAAAAAGTACAGGTGTTAAAGGTGAATATGTTTCTGGAGTTCGGTACAAGGCATGGAATCCATATTCCGCACTACACCCAACCATTGAAGCGGATACACCACTAGTATTTGACATTGTAGATACTTGGAACAAGCGTTCCATTGGTGGCTGTACGTATTTTGTTTCACATCCTGGAGGACGCTCTTATGATGTGCATCCTGTAAATAGTTTTGAAGCCGAATCGAGACGGATTAACCGCTTTTGGGAATTTGGACACACACAAGGAGAAATCAGTCCGTTTGACAATGTGACTTTTGATACAGAACCGACATCTAGAAGTGTTCAAGAAAAAAGTAGCTCGAAACGTTTTTCTTATAAAGAATTACCAGTTAATTTTGAATTTCCTTATACTTTAGATTTACGTAAAAAATAA
- a CDS encoding circularly permuted type 2 ATP-grasp protein, producing MKTVTKTLFENYFSASTRYDELLTSKMEIKDNWKVLSQNLSKIGPETLALKQTEIDWLLAENGVTYNVYNDPKGLNRPWDLNVVPYIIHQNEWNKVEKGIQQRAELLNLVLKDLYGKRELLKNGIIPPEVIYAHSGFLRSCDKIQYKTSKQLLIYAADLARGPDGRLWVVNDRTQAPSGMGYALENRFSTSKILPELYKDINVAQPSNFFNDLNQLLLNSATTNVESPMVVILTPGPHNETYFEHSYLSSFLGYPLVKGNDLVVRHGKVWLKSLKGLKQVDVILRRIDDSFMDPLELREDSYLGVAGLLEVVRLQNVTIVNPIGSGVLENPALNPFMKNICKYFLDEDLMLPQIASWWCGQEKERKLVLEDLSSFVVKRIDRSNREHIYFCEFLDKKALENLKKEILNYPHKFVAQEKISFSTAPNFVKSELEPRKISCRTFAIAKDDGYSVMPGGLVRVAPEREELFVSNQRGGTSKDFWVVNDLPQPNLQNYSWNKTNSSASKGLNDVPSNTAENLFWSGRYIGRALVTARYLRMVLSQMTHAQYHDRKPESESLKILFQSITQITSTFPGFMSENEDVLHNPLKEIKAIILDDTKVGSFAQSMQSFNTSYYSLRNLWSRDMWRVFDGIQKHIKNLKKEDSYTVFKLTNFFDKIITRLIAFMALTEESILVRQGLLLYFIGLQLENSAMNIEKFRALLIVNYDEELEYEILESLLNSHESLNIYRYSYNSYLSLENVLNLIILDKEYARSLTYQMHRLKKDIDKLPVTNNNGELTVCQENMNVVISKMERLNIADMLTINPESNMRENLDRSLSELSDLLHTTSLSISDTYFNHSQPQKQLVDRNITT from the coding sequence ATGAAGACCGTAACAAAAACCTTATTTGAAAACTATTTTTCGGCATCAACACGCTATGATGAATTGCTCACGTCCAAAATGGAGATAAAAGACAATTGGAAAGTCTTGTCTCAGAATTTATCTAAAATAGGCCCTGAAACTCTAGCCTTAAAGCAAACAGAGATTGATTGGCTTTTGGCAGAAAATGGGGTGACCTATAATGTTTACAACGATCCGAAAGGTTTAAACAGACCTTGGGATCTTAACGTTGTTCCTTATATCATTCATCAAAACGAATGGAATAAGGTTGAAAAAGGCATTCAACAACGTGCAGAACTATTAAATCTAGTTCTAAAAGATTTATACGGAAAAAGAGAGCTGCTTAAAAACGGAATTATTCCTCCAGAAGTCATTTATGCACATAGTGGGTTTTTAAGGTCTTGTGATAAAATTCAATATAAAACGTCTAAACAGCTTTTAATATACGCAGCAGATTTAGCACGAGGTCCAGATGGCAGATTATGGGTAGTGAATGACAGAACACAAGCGCCTTCTGGTATGGGTTATGCTTTAGAAAATCGATTTTCAACCAGTAAAATTCTTCCAGAGCTTTACAAAGATATTAACGTGGCTCAACCTTCTAACTTCTTTAACGATTTAAATCAGTTGTTGCTCAATTCGGCAACGACTAATGTGGAAAGTCCCATGGTCGTAATTCTAACACCTGGACCACATAATGAAACCTATTTTGAACATTCCTATTTGTCTTCATTTTTAGGGTATCCACTCGTTAAAGGAAATGATTTAGTCGTAAGACACGGTAAAGTTTGGTTAAAATCCCTAAAAGGTTTAAAACAAGTTGATGTTATTTTAAGACGCATTGATGACAGTTTTATGGATCCATTAGAGTTGCGTGAAGATTCCTATTTAGGTGTCGCTGGCTTGTTGGAAGTCGTGCGTCTTCAAAATGTGACCATTGTAAATCCTATAGGAAGTGGTGTATTGGAAAATCCTGCTCTGAATCCTTTTATGAAAAATATTTGTAAGTATTTTTTAGATGAAGACTTAATGCTTCCGCAAATAGCTTCATGGTGGTGTGGTCAAGAAAAGGAACGAAAACTTGTATTGGAAGATTTATCGTCCTTTGTGGTAAAGCGAATTGACCGATCCAATAGAGAGCATATTTATTTTTGTGAGTTTTTAGATAAAAAAGCACTAGAAAATCTTAAAAAAGAGATATTGAACTATCCACATAAATTTGTGGCACAGGAAAAAATATCATTTTCCACAGCTCCAAATTTTGTAAAAAGCGAATTAGAACCTCGTAAAATTTCATGCCGTACGTTTGCCATTGCAAAAGACGATGGCTATTCCGTGATGCCAGGTGGTTTGGTTAGAGTAGCTCCAGAACGGGAAGAATTATTTGTTTCTAATCAACGTGGTGGCACCAGTAAGGATTTTTGGGTGGTCAATGATTTGCCACAGCCAAATCTGCAAAATTATTCTTGGAACAAAACAAATTCCAGTGCATCCAAAGGATTGAATGATGTTCCAAGTAATACCGCCGAAAATTTATTTTGGTCTGGTCGCTATATTGGCAGAGCTTTGGTAACTGCGAGATATTTACGAATGGTATTGAGTCAGATGACACATGCCCAATACCATGACCGAAAACCAGAATCTGAAAGCCTGAAAATACTATTTCAATCCATAACTCAAATCACATCTACTTTTCCTGGCTTTATGTCAGAAAATGAAGACGTACTGCATAATCCATTGAAAGAAATAAAAGCGATTATTCTAGATGACACTAAAGTCGGCAGTTTTGCACAATCCATGCAAAGTTTTAACACCTCTTATTATTCGTTACGTAATTTGTGGTCTAGGGATATGTGGCGTGTATTTGATGGCATACAGAAACATATAAAAAATTTAAAAAAGGAAGATAGTTATACGGTTTTTAAGCTGACCAATTTCTTTGATAAAATTATTACAAGACTCATCGCTTTTATGGCACTTACTGAAGAGAGTATTTTGGTGCGGCAAGGACTCCTACTCTATTTCATTGGTTTACAACTAGAAAATAGTGCTATGAATATAGAGAAGTTTCGGGCGTTATTGATTGTGAATTATGATGAGGAATTAGAATATGAAATTTTAGAATCCTTGTTAAATAGTCACGAAAGCTTGAACATCTACAGATATAGTTATAACTCGTATTTAAGTTTGGAAAACGTTTTAAACTTAATCATTTTAGATAAAGAGTATGCAAGGTCTTTGACCTACCAAATGCACCGATTAAAAAAAGACATTGATAAATTACCTGTAACGAATAACAATGGAGAGCTAACCGTCTGCCAAGAAAACATGAACGTGGTCATCTCCAAAATGGAACGATTGAACATAGCAGACATGTTAACCATCAATCCAGAATCCAATATGCGTGAAAATTTAGATCGTTCACTTTCAGAGTTAAGTGATTTGTTGCATACAACATCTTTGTCTATTTCAGATACGTATTTTAATCACTCCCAACCACAAAAACAGTTGGTTGACCGAAATATAACCACTTAA
- a CDS encoding transglutaminase family protein has translation MIFDLWHKTKYTYEHGASFCHNMTTIKPKTFPGQTLLDYNLEITPTPTDLSERLDFFGNAVTRFSIQQHHKELLVIARSKVERNYEAQINDEQFSIGKKVTIEDTLKHLKKTDADSIDVRQFVMPSPLISKGNEDIANYASKSFKPQRSFYEATYELMQRIYTDFDFVPGFTNIATPLTEVMTAKKGVCQDFAQIAIACVRSMGLPAKYVSGYIETVPPEGKEKLIGTDASHAWFSVYLPNFGWVDFDPTNNQIPKDQHIVVAHGRDYYDVPPLKGVIYSMGKNKMEVSVDLRPATSHLNQMQSQSQQ, from the coding sequence ATGATATTTGATCTTTGGCACAAAACGAAATATACCTACGAACATGGTGCTTCGTTCTGTCATAATATGACCACTATAAAACCTAAAACTTTTCCTGGTCAAACGCTTTTGGATTATAATTTAGAGATCACACCTACGCCAACAGACCTCTCGGAACGACTGGATTTTTTCGGGAATGCAGTCACGCGTTTTTCAATACAACAACATCATAAAGAACTGCTGGTTATTGCAAGAAGCAAAGTAGAACGGAATTATGAAGCTCAAATTAATGACGAACAATTTTCAATAGGAAAAAAAGTCACTATTGAAGATACCTTAAAACATTTAAAAAAAACAGATGCTGATAGTATTGATGTGCGACAATTCGTGATGCCTTCGCCTCTAATTTCGAAGGGCAATGAAGACATCGCCAATTATGCCTCTAAATCCTTTAAACCCCAACGTTCATTTTATGAAGCGACGTACGAACTAATGCAACGGATTTACACCGATTTTGACTTTGTACCAGGCTTTACCAATATAGCGACACCATTAACAGAAGTGATGACAGCCAAAAAAGGTGTTTGTCAAGATTTTGCTCAAATAGCCATCGCTTGTGTGCGATCAATGGGCTTACCTGCTAAATATGTCAGCGGATATATAGAAACTGTACCTCCAGAAGGAAAAGAAAAGTTAATAGGCACGGATGCATCCCACGCTTGGTTCTCAGTTTACCTACCAAATTTTGGATGGGTGGATTTTGATCCCACCAACAATCAAATTCCAAAAGACCAGCATATTGTCGTAGCCCATGGCAGGGATTATTATGACGTACCGCCTTTAAAAGGCGTTATTTACAGTATGGGTAAAAATAAAATGGAAGTTTCTGTAGATTTGAGACCAGCGACATCACATCTTAATCAAATGCAGAGTCAATCGCAACAGTAA
- a CDS encoding zinc-binding metallopeptidase family protein, with amino-acid sequence MKIFQCGNCNSSVFFENYSCDNCGHLTGYSASDRMMLTFPADIAALISDREHDEYKYCKNKEYNVCNWVIEKDDPEDYCSACQLNRTIPNLSNKDSDNFDNWNNLEIAKHRLIYQLQKIGLSLPSKLKDEDGLCFDFVEKLGNPKLMTGHADGVITILIKEGNSVLREQARKDMVEPYRTLVGHLRHEVGHYFWNRLVRDNPKVLEEFRAIFGNEELDYGDALQTYYKEGAPKDWQKSYISEYATSHAWEDWAETWAHYLHIMDMVETAYFFRLNVKPKFNNKALSTKVSFDPYTKQNFDVIVRKCVPLSLAVNSINRAMGIPDVYPFVISPVIIEKLKFIHKLLLPKR; translated from the coding sequence ATGAAAATATTTCAATGCGGTAACTGTAATTCTTCTGTGTTTTTTGAAAACTACAGTTGTGATAACTGTGGTCATTTAACAGGTTATAGTGCTTCAGATCGTATGATGCTTACTTTTCCTGCTGATATAGCAGCTTTAATTTCGGATCGGGAACACGACGAATATAAGTATTGCAAAAACAAGGAATACAATGTCTGTAATTGGGTCATAGAAAAAGATGATCCCGAAGATTATTGTAGTGCCTGTCAATTAAATAGAACTATACCAAATCTTTCTAATAAGGATTCAGACAATTTTGACAACTGGAACAATCTTGAGATAGCCAAACACCGTCTCATTTATCAACTTCAAAAAATCGGTTTGTCTTTACCAAGCAAGCTTAAAGATGAGGATGGCTTATGTTTTGATTTTGTTGAAAAATTAGGTAATCCCAAATTGATGACAGGGCATGCCGATGGCGTCATCACCATTCTTATAAAAGAAGGAAATTCAGTTTTAAGAGAGCAAGCCCGAAAGGATATGGTAGAGCCTTATAGAACTTTGGTTGGGCATTTAAGGCATGAAGTCGGCCATTATTTCTGGAATCGCTTAGTACGGGATAATCCGAAAGTGCTCGAAGAATTTAGAGCTATTTTTGGTAATGAAGAATTAGATTATGGAGATGCGCTGCAAACGTATTACAAGGAAGGTGCACCAAAAGATTGGCAAAAATCATATATAAGTGAGTATGCAACATCGCATGCCTGGGAAGATTGGGCAGAAACTTGGGCCCATTATTTACATATCATGGACATGGTGGAAACTGCTTATTTCTTTCGACTTAATGTGAAACCAAAATTCAATAATAAAGCTTTAAGTACAAAAGTGTCGTTTGATCCTTACACGAAACAAAATTTTGATGTCATTGTCAGAAAGTGCGTGCCATTATCATTGGCAGTCAATAGTATCAATAGAGCGATGGGAATTCCTGATGTTTATCCTTTTGTGATTTCGCCTGTTATTATAGAAAAATTGAAGTTTATTCACAAGCTATTACTTCCTAAACGTTAG
- a CDS encoding 5' nucleotidase, NT5C type, with protein MTIFVDMDDVLADTYGKHIELYNIEHKQDLQLSHIQSGEVWHNVPEIHHKSVREHALQPGFFRDLVPIKDSIQVMEALYNKYEVYIATAATQFPNSLLEKVDWLAEHMPFITWQHQIMCGHKFILNGDLLIDDRTYNLEKFQGDTLLFNSPHNVKDTGYTRVANWQEIAERLL; from the coding sequence ATGACCATTTTCGTTGATATGGATGATGTCTTAGCAGACACCTATGGAAAACATATAGAATTATACAATATAGAGCACAAACAAGACCTGCAACTCTCCCATATTCAGTCTGGTGAAGTTTGGCACAATGTTCCAGAAATACACCACAAAAGTGTTCGAGAACATGCGCTACAACCTGGTTTTTTCAGGGACTTAGTACCCATAAAAGACAGCATACAAGTTATGGAGGCCTTGTACAACAAATACGAGGTGTATATTGCCACAGCAGCCACTCAATTTCCAAATTCATTATTAGAAAAAGTAGACTGGTTAGCAGAGCATATGCCATTTATCACATGGCAACATCAAATTATGTGTGGGCACAAGTTTATCCTCAATGGAGACTTACTCATAGACGATAGAACTTACAACCTAGAAAAATTCCAAGGAGACACCTTATTGTTTAACTCACCACATAATGTGAAAGATACGGGCTATACAAGAGTCGCCAATTGGCAAGAAATTGCAGAGCGTCTGCTCTAA